One Drechmeria coniospora strain ARSEF 6962 chromosome 01, whole genome shotgun sequence genomic region harbors:
- a CDS encoding DUF1237 domain protein — protein MSPSRRLLASCVLGLAFTVPSARSSNDDSQAPLGRHSDACPDYASYAAYSHQPLSTGPLALPFQRPDPRCRTFKSDEIERVIKEMTSRMKNPDLARLFENTFPSTTDTTVKFHTKGHDTGTVPATSSRFLWDEGAWQGPQSFIITGDIVAEWLRDSTNQLRPYQALAKKDPAIFDLLLGAINTQSEYVIESPYCNAFQPPPISNLSGTSNGQDDVVHPMYEPSSVFECKYELDSLAHFLALANDFYEHTGSTTFLNDRWFLALAGLVEVLEQQSRPTFDPESGRQSRNHYTFQRWTNTGTETLNLQGIGNPLNGGTGLVRSAFRPSDDATILGFFIPANAMMSVELHRTSKLLKAVGKESSSEALQKWSEKLRAGIMEHGVVKHKKYGDVFAYEVDGYGSSILMDDANYPSLLALPVMGFCDVTDAIYQNTRRMILDRTGNPYYLQGQEFRGIGGPHIGLRNAWPMSLLIQAQTSDDDNEIKECLEFVLNSSRLGLIHESVDINYPRQYTRSWFAWANGVFAFTILDLAKRKPHLIFGEGAAPYQV, from the exons atgtcgccgtcgcgccgacTGCTCGCGTCTTGCGTCCTGGGCCTCGCCTTCACCGTCCCTTCGGCACGGAGCAGCAACGATGATTCTCAAGCGCCGCTGGGCAGACATTCCGACGCCTGCCCTGACTACGCTTCCTACGCAGCGTACAGCCA CCAACCTCTGAGCACAGGACCGCTCGCCCTCCCCTTTCAACGACCCGATCCGCGATGCCGAACCTTCAAGTCGGACGAGATCGAGCGTGTCATCAAGGAGatgacgtcgaggatgaagaACCCCGACCTCGCGAGACTCTTCGAAAACACCttcccgtcgacgacggataCGACGGTCAAGTTTCACACAAAGGGCCACGACACGGGCACCGTCCCCGCCACGAGCTCTCGTTTCCTTTGGGACGAAGGAGCCTGGCAAGGGCCCCAATCGTTCATCATTACCGGCGACATTGTTGCCGAGTGGCTGCGTGACTCGACGAACCAGCTACGTCCGTACCAGGCACTGGCCAAGAAAGACCCGGCCATCTTCGACCTGCTCCTGGGGGCCATCAACACCCAGTCCGAGTACGTCATCGAGTCTCCTTATTGCAACGCCTTCCAGCCTCCTCCGATCAGCAACCTGTCGGGCACGTCCAACGGGCAGGATGACGTTGTTCACCCCATGTACGAGCCGAGTTCCGTCTtcgagtgcaagtacgagctcGATTCCCTCGCTCATTTTCTCGCTCTCGCCAACGACTTTTACGAACACACGGGGTCGACGACCTTCCTCAACGATCGATGGTTTCTCGCCCTAGcaggcctcgtcgaggtgctcgaACAGCAATCTCGGCCCACGTTTGATCCGGAATCCGGACGGCAAAGCCGAAACCACTACACCTTCCAACGGTGGACAAACACCGGCACCGAGACCCTAAACCTCCAAGGCATCGGCAATCCGCTCAACGGCGGCACAGGCTTGGTGCGGTCCGCGTTCCGCCcgagcgacgacgccacCATCCTCGGCTTCTTCATCCCGGCGAACGCGATGATGTCGGTGGAGCTTCACCGGACGTCGAAGCTGCTCAAGGCCGTGGGCAAGGAGTCGTCTTCCGAAGCACTTCAAAAATGGAGCGAGAAGCTCCGAGCAGGCATCATGGAGCATGGTGTGGTCAAGCACAAAAAATACGGCGACGTTTTTGCCTACGAGGTGGATGGATATGGCTCGTCCATCTTGATGGATGACGCCAACTACCCCTCGCTCTTGGCTCTTCCGGTAATGGGCTTCTGCGACGTCACGGACGCCATCTACCAGAACACGAGAAGAATGATACTCGACAGGACGGGCAATCCGTACTACCTCCAAGGACAGGAATTCAGAGGAATTGGCG GACCCCACATCGGCCTACGAAATGCATGGCCGATGAGCTTGTTGATTCAGGCGCAGACGTCCGATGACGACAATGAGATCAAGGAATGCCTCGAATTTGTCCTCAACTCGTCCAGGCTGGGGCTGATACACGAGAGCGTTGACATAAACTACCCAAGGCAGTACACGCGCAGCTGGTTTGCATGGGCCAACGGTGTCTTTGCCTTTACGATACTTGACTTGGCCAAGAGGAAGCCACACCTGATTTTTGGGGAGGGAGCGGCGCCGTATCAAGTTTGA
- a CDS encoding DNA polymerase subunit Cdc27 yields the protein MYSVGTITYRLLSRALNTHVNTAKRMLHEYHKSQNALHPGSVHATYLVYGRKQSRPRQHDGDDVEMTSSMPEAELLTDVLPPEVLTLGEEENLEAILAEYQTVTSLHIYSLSPYSRVNRAILTDVSKPTSECFNKQHPTPVLNSHGSIQNPHVRRRDRKGSSRVLPKPSPTATKQEATPVDDNKGKQKTMHSSSESKPVSLVPPKNATSTPNAASTPKQAPPRGIMQSFGKAVSRKPPQAKPMVQKEEDAMALSDDGEADASDMPSAKKPSAAAEAARKSKKEREAELRRMMDEDEDEVEGEGEGEGEGEDEDAEDEEMDEASEPEPEPEPESKPESEPDSQPKSNEAKEPAEIISSTGDGRRRGRRRVMKKKRILDDQGYMVTIQESGWESFSEEETSEPPPKKATPSLTPSSSGVKAKKPVAKASQGSIMSFFSKK from the exons atgtactccgtaggtaca ATCACCTATCGCCTTTTGAGCCGAGCGCTGAACACTCATGTCAACACGGCGAAACG TATGCTCCATGAATACCACAAGAGCCAGAATGCCCTCCATCCCGGCTCGGTCCACGCGACGTACCTTGTGTACGGACGCAAGCAGAGCAGGCCTCGGCAGcacgatggtgacgacgtgGAAATGACCAGCTCGATGCCGGAAGCGGAGCTGCTCACAGACGTTCTGCCACCTGAGGTTCTTACCCTCGGAGAAGAGGAGAATCTGGAGG CTATCTTGGCAGAGTATCAAACCGTCACCTCGCTTCACATATACAGTCTTTCCCCCTATTCGCGGGTCAACCGGGCTATTCTCACGGACGTGTCAAAGCCAACGTCCGAATGCTTCAACAAGCAGCACCCAACACCGGTCTTGAATTCCCATGGGAGCATTCAAAACCCACATGTTCGCCGTCGAGATCGCAAGGGGAGCTCCAGGGTCCTACCCAAACCATCACCAACAGCCACCAAACAGGAAGCCACGCCGGTGGATGACAACAAGGGGAAGCAGAAAACGATGCATTCGTCCTCCGAAAGCAAACCGGTGTCGCTTGTGCCGCCAAAAAATGCCACGAGTACACCGAATGCTGCAAGCACACCGAAGCAAGCTCCACCTAGGGGAATCATGCAGTCATTTGGCAAGGCCGTCTCGAGGAAACCTCCTCAGGCCAAGCCCATGGTCCAAAAAGAGGAGGATGCGATGGCACTGtccgatgatggcgaggccgatgcctCGGACATGCCGTCTGCCAAAaagccgtcggcagcggcagaggCCGCAAGGAAATCCAAGAAGGAACGGGAAGCAGAGCTGAGACGGatgatggacgaggacgaggacgaggtggagggcgagggcgagggcgagggcgagggcgaggacgaggacgccgaagATGAGGAGATGGACGAAGCCTCGGaaccggagccggagccggagccggagagCAAACCGGAAAGCGAACCCGATTCTCAACCGAAATCgaacgaggccaaggaaCCCGCGGAGATAATTTCCAGCACGGGGGATGGCCGTCGCAGGGGGAGGCGTCGCGTCATGAAGAAGAAGCGCATCCTGGACGACCAGGGTTACATGG TGACTATACAGGAATCCGGTTGGGAATCCTTCTCCGAAGAGGAAACATCCGAACCACCACCCAAGAAGGCAACACCAAGCTTgaccccatcgtcgtcagGTGTCAAGGCGAAGAAGCCCGTCGCCAAAGCCAGCCAGGGCAGCATCATGTCGTTCTTTTCCAAGAAGTAG